Proteins co-encoded in one Rattus rattus isolate New Zealand chromosome 5, Rrattus_CSIRO_v1, whole genome shotgun sequence genomic window:
- the Prkra gene encoding interferon-inducible double-stranded RNA-dependent protein kinase activator A, producing MSHSRHRAEAPPLQREDSGTFSLGKMITAKPGKTPIQVLHEYGMKTKNIPVYECERSDVQVHVPTFTFRVTVGDITCTGEGTSKKLAKHRAAEAAINILKANASICFAVPDPLMPDPSKQPKNQLNPIGSLQELAIHHGWRLPEYTLSQEGGPAHKREYTTICRLESFMETGKGASKKQAKRNAAEKFLAKFSNISPENHISLTNVVGHSLGCTWHSLRNSPGEKINLLKRSLLSLPNTDYIQLLSEIAKEQGFSITYLDIEELSANGQYQCLAELSTSPITVCHGSGISCGNAQSDAAHNALQYLKIIAERK from the exons ATGTCCCACAGCAGGCATCGTGCCGAGGCCCCGCCGCTGCAGCGCGAGGACAGCGGGACCTTCAG TTTGGGCAAGATGATAACAGCTAAGCCTGGGAAAACACCGATTCAGGTATTGCACGAGTACGGCATGAAGACCAAGAACATTCCAGTTTATGAATGTGAAAGATCCGATGTGCAAGTACACGTGCCCACTTTCACCTTCAGAGTAACCGTTGGTGACATAACTTGCACAG GTGAAGGGACGAGTAAGAAGCTGGCGAAGCACAGAGCTGCAGAGGCTGCCATAAACATTTTGAAAGCCAATGCAAGTATTTG CTTTGCAGTTCCTGACCCCTTAATGCCTGATCCATCCAAACAGCCAAAGAACCAGCTGAATCCAATTGGCTCATTACAG GAATTAGCAATTCACCATGGCTGGCGGCTTCCTGAATATACCCTTTCCCAGGAAGGAGGACCCGCTCATAAGAGAGAATATACCACGATTTGCAGGCTAGAGTCATTCATGGAAACTG gaAAGGGGGCATCAAAAAAACAAGCCAAGAGAAACGCTGCTGAGAAATTCCTCGCCAAATTTAGTAATATTTCTCCAGAGAACCACATTTCTCTA ACGAATGTGGTCGGACATTCCCTGGGATGCACTTGGCACTCCTTGAGGAATTCCCCTGGTGAAAAGATCAACCTCCTGAAAAGGAGCCTCCTCAGTCTGCCCAACACAGACTACATCCAGCTGCTCAGTGAGATAGCCAAAGAGCAAGGCTTCAGTATAACATACTTGGATATAG AGGAGCTGAGTGCCAACGGGCAGTATCAGTGTCTCGCAGAGCTGTCCACCAGTCCCATCACCGTGTGTCATGGCTCAGGCATCTCCTGTGGCAATGCCCAGAGTGACGCCGCTCACAATGCCCTGCAGTATCTAAAGATAATAGCAGAAAGAAAGTAG